One Spea bombifrons isolate aSpeBom1 chromosome 1, aSpeBom1.2.pri, whole genome shotgun sequence DNA window includes the following coding sequences:
- the ANAPC4 gene encoding anaphase-promoting complex subunit 4: MPPFRQVGEKQLPHEIIFMSWSPKRDLIALVNKAGEVLLHRLANIQRVWNLPPNENTGKEVTSLAWRPDGKLLAFGLADTKKVVLCDVEKPESLHSFSVESPVSCMHWMEVTEENSILTSFYNAEDESNTLLPKLPALPKNYSATAKIFSEEKSDEILKLLGDVRLNALVLGGDSGQIEIYAYGMYKIATITEVYGSCLSLCLSSDLKSLSVVTELSTNTTPEITYFQLDTSLLSDCLPEVTRMARKFTHISTLLQYLKLSLTCMCEAWEEILMQMDSRLTKFVQEKNTTTSVQDEFMQLLLWGKASPELQTLLMNQLTVKGLKKLGQSVESSYSTIQKLVISHLQSGAEALLYHLSELKGMALWKQKYEPLGLDAKAIEDAVTAVGSFILKANELLQVIDSGMKNFKAFFRWLYVAMLRMSDDHVIPELNKMTQKDITFVADFLTEHFNEAPDLYNQKGKYFNVERVGQYLKDEDDDLMSTPSTEGNQWFNFLQKSTYLKDSPLLFPCYPEKSLHFVKRQMEGVINLCLAKPAEIIGKSVQQKQCIPLYQASKSEVSCPRLISLPSLWNDKSRNLHFVMFHMLESSQSKLIIFRQPTDVSRSTNDALLAVEFGISLNCSAAESQEASRYSCLDARFYDEDLITVVLRDASEQEGKDRILAQLPLSLIYSDEESDGQFARDSSKRLEEQCSDIPARTVFLEGQWRILENMKAQYVSVNGIRKVACVLSSNLRHVRVFEMDVEDDGEADEEEEEGESRSQDVTCEEEELNQSDDVQPNSPEAAADVTEESLGS; encoded by the exons ATGCCACCGTTTCGACAAGTTGGGGAGAAGCAGCTTCCTcatgaaattatatttatgtcCTGGTCACCTAAAAGAGATCTCATTGCGTTAGTCAACAAAGCTGGAGAG GTCTTGCTTCATCGACTAGCAAATATTCAGAGAGTTTGGAATTTGCCCCCAAATGAAAATACTGGAAAGGAAGTGACATCCCTGGCATGGAGACCAGATGGCAAAC TTTTGGCTTTTGGTCTTGCCGATACCAAGAAAGTTGTGCTGTGTGATGTAGAAAAGCCTGAAAGCCTCCACTCCTTTTCCGTGGAATCCCCTGTGTCTTGCATGCATTGGATGGAAGTGACTGAGGAGAATAG tatctTGACTTCATTTTACAACGCTGAGGATGAATCTAACACTCTGCTGCCAAAGCTACCTGCTCTGCCGAAAAA tTACAGTGCCACAGCAAAGATTTTCAG TGAAGAGAAGTCAGATGAAATATTGAAGCTGTTGGGCGATGTAAG ACTTAATGCTTTGGTCCTTGGAGGAGACTCGGGGCAGATTGAAATCTATGCGTATGGGATGTACAAGATTGCAACAATTACTGAG GTATATGGATCTTGCCTTAGCTTATGCTTATCTAGTGATTTAAAATCCCTTTCAGTTGTTACCGAACTATCAACAAACACTACACCAGAGATTACATATTTCCAG CTGGATACTAGTTTGTTGTCTGATTGTTTACCTGAAGTTACACGGATGGCCAGGAAATTTACCCACATTTCTACTCTTCTTCAG tatttgaaATTATCCCTCACATGTATGTGTGAAGCCTGGGAAGAAATTTTAATGCAGATGGATTCAAGGCTCACTAAGTTTGTACAG gaaaaaaacaccacaacATCTGTACAGGATGAATTTATGCAGCTGCTCTTGTGGGGTAAAGCAAG TCCTGAGCTCCAGACATTACTGATGAATCAGCTGACAGTCAAA gggttaaaaaaactgGGACAATCTGTTGAGTCGTCATATTCCACCATACAAAAGCTAGTTATCAGCCACTTACAAAG TGGAGCAGAAGCTTTGCTGTACCATCTTAGTGAGCTTAAAGGCATGGCTTTGTGGAAGCAGAAGTATGAGCCACTTGGACTTGACGCCAAGGCAATTGAAG ATGCCGTAACAGCTGTTGGTTCCTTCATACTAAAAGCAAATGAGCTTCTTCA AGTTATAGACAGTGGCATGAAAAACTTCAAAGCATTCTTTCGCTGGCTTTATGTTG CTATGTTAAGAATGTCAGATGATCACGTGATTCCTGAACTAAATAAG ATGACTCAGAAGGACATAACATTTGTGGCAGATTTCCTGACTGAGCACTTTAATGAG GCACCTGATTTGTATAACCAAAAAGGCAAATACTTCAATGTAGAACGCGTGGGTCAG TATTTGAAAGATGAAGATGATGACCTGATGTCTACGCCGAGCACAGAAGGAAACCAGTGGTTTAACTTTCTCCAGAAAAGTACTTACCTGAAAG ataGTCCACTGTTGTTTCCCTGTTATCCTGAAAAATCATTGCATTTTGTCAAACGACAAATGGAAGGTGTTATTAACCTGTGCCTTGCGAAGCCAGCA GAAATTATAGGAAAGTCTGTGCAACAGAAACAGTGTATTCCTTTGTACCAAGCATCTAAAAG tGAAGTATCTTGTCCGAGGCTGATTTCCCTGCCTTCCCT GTGGAATGACAAGTCACGTAATCTTCACTTTGTCATGTTCCACATGCTTGAGAGCTCCCAGTCAAAACTCATCATCTTCAGACAGCCAACAGATGTATCAAG ATCTACAAATGATGCTCTCTTAGCCGTTGAATTCGGAATTTCCTTAAACTGTAGCGCAGCTGAGAGTCAAGAAGCAAG TCGTTACAGCTGTCTGGATGCGCGGTTTTATGACGAAGACCTTATCACTGTGGTTCTGAGAGATGCTTCTGAACAGGAGGGGAAGGATAGGATATTAGCTCAGCTGCCGCTGTCTTTGATATATTCCGATGAAGAATCAGACGGTCAGTTTGCAAGAGATTCAAGCAAGAG GCTGGAAGAACAGTGCTCTGACATACCGGCACGAACTGTATTTCTCGAGGGTCAATGGAGGATCCTAGAAAACATGAAAGCGCAATATGTCTCTGTAAATGGCATAAGGAAGGTGGCGTGCGTG CTCAGTTCTAACCTGCGTCACGTGAGAGTGTTTGAGATGGATGTGGAAGATGATGGAGAGGctgatgaagaggaggaagaaggtGAATCCCGCTCCCAGGACGTGACCTGCGAGGAGGAAGAGCTCAATCAGTCTGATGACGTGCAGCCCAATTCTCCGGAAGCAGCAGCTGATGTGACTGAGGAAAGCTTAGGCAGCTGA